One segment of Caloenas nicobarica isolate bCalNic1 unplaced genomic scaffold, bCalNic1.hap1 Scaffold_83, whole genome shotgun sequence DNA contains the following:
- the LOC136002931 gene encoding LOW QUALITY PROTEIN: E3 ubiquitin-protein ligase RBBP6-like (The sequence of the model RefSeq protein was modified relative to this genomic sequence to represent the inferred CDS: substituted 1 base at 1 genomic stop codon) — protein sequence MEMRNSSGVRSQKEPVSGTSKAIDDSPAPLSLAQLIKTANLAEAKASEEDKIKAMMIQSCWEYNPATYVKKPPPSYTCFRCGKPGHYIKNCPTKGDKTFEPVPRIKKSTGIPRSFLMEVEDPSTRGAMLTSTGKYAIPIINAEAYARGKKEKPPFLPAEPPSSSSNNDPVPEELLCLICKNITTDAVIIPCCGNSYCDECIRTALLESEEHKCPTCHRTDVSPDALVANKFLRQIVNNFRNGTGYTRRVHKQLGQQPPPLVTPPAALVTNAELSRSSSLSISTLSEEKEYQVPAPRQAALPHLLGPQGQSIPTTVIFLCCAFXRSKSPCGALSYPRSSYTHCKSRSGSSCTRSDSRSRSRSRSYSPLLPPARRGKGKSHNYRSRSRSRGHHHSRSRSPVFRGQARTQRMTPQGEGEREYFNRHTAVPLYGMKAAYGRSVEFQDPFEKERYREWERNYGEWSGKFDRGCAAGAQPGPPVNRETFSPERFDPPETRREILPYTWGCREDYPGGQRHENSRIAGDGPEKASGREHHGMKNPTNSKEKEVKNPLGDDRASKQRFQGKRRKEDENEGFPNAQLFEGAKKPKRDS from the exons ATGGAGATGAGGAACAGCTCTGGGGTCAG AAGTCAAAAGGAGCCAGTGAGCGGAACATCAAAAGCA ATCGATGACTCTCCTGCACCTCTTTCTCTGGCACAGCTTATTAAG ACGGCCAACCTGGCTGAAGCCAAAGCTtctgaagaagataaaataaaagccatgaTGATTCAGTCCTGCTGGGAATACAATCCAGCCAC TTACGTGAAGAAACCTCCACCATCGTACACCTGTTTCCGTTGCGGAAAACCCGGCCACTATATAAAGAACTGCCCGACAAAAGGG GACAAAACTTTTGAGCCTGTTCCCAGGATTAAAAAGAGCACAGGAATTCCCAGGAGTTTCCTGATGGAGGTGGAAGATCCCAGTACGAGGGGTGCGATGCTGACAAGCACCGGAAAATACGCAATACCGATTATTAATGC GGAAGCTTATgcgagagggaagaaggaaaaacctcCATTTTTACCAGCGGAaccgccctcctcctcctcaaacaACGACCCTGTTCCGGAGGAGTTGTTATGTCTCATTTGTAAAAACATTACGACCGATGCCGTCATTATTCCCTGTTGTGGAAACAGTTATTGTGATGAAT GTATCAGGACAGCGTTACTGGAATCTGAGGAACATAAATGCCCAACATGTCACCGGACGGATGTTTCTCCTGATGCTTTAGTTGCCAACAAGTTCCTACGCCAG ATTGTGAACAACTTCAGAAACGGAACTGGCTACACAAGAAGGGTCCATAAGCAGCTTGGGCAGCAGCCGCCACCACTCGTgacacctcctgctgctctggtgaCAAACGCGGAACTTTCAAGATCTTCCTCTCTGTCCATCAGCACTTTGTCAGAAGAGAAG GAGTATCAGGTTCCTGCTCCAAGACAAGCAGCTTTACCACATCTCCTGGGCCCCCAAGGGCAATCAATCCCCACAACTG ttatttttctgtgttgtgctttttaaagGTCCAAGTCTCCCTGTGGTGCTTTGTCTTACCCTAGAAGTTCGTATACCCACTGCAAGTCACGATCAGGCTCTTCCTGCACTCGCTCCGACTCTCGGTCACGGAGTCGTTCTCGTTCCTACTCGCCATTGCTGCCGCCTGCAAGAAGAGGCAAAGGGAAGAGTCATAACTATCGTTCTAGGTCAAGGTCGCGTGGTCATCACCACTCACGGTCAAGGTCTCCAGTATTTAGAGGCCAGGCTCGCACTCAAAGGATGACACctcaaggggaaggagaaagggagtaTTTTAACAGACACACAGCAGTTCCACTATATGGTATGAAAGCTGCCTATGGCAGATCTGTTGAATTTCAGGAtccatttgaaaaggaaagatacaGAGAATGGGAAAGGAACTATGGAGAATGGTCTGGAAAGTTTgacaggggctgtgctgctggtgctcagccTGGACCTCCAGTGAACAGAGAGACCTTTTCTCCAGAGAGGTTCGATCCACCTGAGACCAGACGAGAGATTTTGCCATATACTTGGGGATGTAGGGAGGATTATCCTGGTGGGCAGCGCCACGAAAATAGTCGTATAGCTGGAGATGGCCCTGAAAAAGCTTCTGGAAGAGAGCACCATGGCATGAAAAATCCAACAAactcaaaagagaaagaggtgaaaaaCCCACTGGGAGATGACAGAGCAAGTAAACAGAGATtccaagggaagagaagaaaagaggatgaGAATGAAGGATTTCCCAATGCTCAGCTGTTTGAaggtgcaaaaaaacccaagagagaCAGTTAG
- the LOC136002933 gene encoding ral guanine nucleotide dissociation stimulator-like 1 produces MAGIWGPAADVPNMDPAGAAQGGNIGGDVETQGGHRGFLQALLKLSEKYGPVFTVSLGMRWVLVLCGHAAVREALVDNAEAFAGRGRMPTLESTFHGHGVVFANGERWQQLRRFSLSVLRDFGVGWKSIESRIQQEAQALLKELWDTQEKPFDPAYLLSCATSNIICSIASGNHLDYRDSEFLELLRLMNDSFREISTPWAQRFTKMCSFTLASGSLYHYVVVTYWQPSSHTKACGACARSSSRERPSLTLPQNKLCSPHSCSPARRARSRRSVRLSKGFHSGRAEGGARGARGSGGELRLAGCGRPARPRPVAVVTPRPLPAEPSGRAVGARERERECGAGGAGSSSACGHGRDAAPCAGSAAGPAADGYEQGRAPPPALPRACGGHGAGGRQHRARNFSFRNLSLWRCWRRQRRRTPWRKTREEDVESLHSLEESLTKPTEEGVQTAERIEESPERIEESPERIEETPERIEESPSKIREGDVETPEHTEDSPSEIREEDAETPEHIEDTEDKPTEEDAETPQSPEDRDILEVKESTTEDGGEEVEEAAVDCDTLKSVHIQQTEDEGARWLGAEGDQLPAEHTVSQAEMCKSRTLKAGTLEMLVETLLMAFEENDFTYISIFLSTYRAFASTSTVLELLLDRYGNLEVSSCEEAESQNSPESTTALRTAIASILQAWLDQCAEDFQEPPDYVCLMEVLDYLKRHMPGSDPEKRAQNLLEQFQKEELENDDGFHSLSPHNLDNEEELEISSPEEFSFFQEDLVAEQLTYMDATLFKKVVPQHCLGCIWSQREKTENKHLARSIRATISQFNAVTNCVLSTVLRSKDLKTQQRAKILEKWIRIARECRILNNFSSSKAIVSALQSTSIYHLKKTWACVPKDIMLMFEELSDIFSDCDNFSTSRELLMKVGMSLSCKACDRNQSRARRRVHCSDGLQGVTQGTVPYLGTFLTDLVMLDTALQDYLEGGLINFEKRRREFEVIAQIKLLQSACNSYCMPPDEKFLQWFRRQQHLSDEESFRLSREIEAAAEKSVTSATTQKSVGKRFSLPFLGLGLSAHSTPVTAQPKPAPGGSSGDSSVTIVTASATAEEPQHKFRLISSPPLLPSHAKCSKKCPDSMTTTTSKEVPPVQPVYNQQKGDSCIIRTSLEDDRCGNIYKSILLTNQEKAPAVIQRAMEKHNLESGSADYELVQIISEAKELVIPPKANVFYAMNTQANFHFILRRKAAAKEEPAVNIC; encoded by the exons ATGGCGGGGATATGGGGACCTGCTGCAGATGTCCCTAACATGGATCCTGCAGGGGCTGCTCAAGGTGGGAACATAGGTGGGGACGTGGAGACacaggggggacacagggggttCCTGCAGGCACTGCTCAAG ctcagTGAGAAGTACGGGCCGGTGTTCACGGTGTCGCTGGGGATGCggtgggtgctggtgctctGTGGACACGCTGCGGTGCGCGAGGCGCTGGTGGACAACGCCGAGGCCTTCGCTGGGCGTGGGCGCATGCCCACCCTGGAGAGCACCTTCCACGGCCACG GGGTGGTTTTCGCCAACGGGGagcgctggcagcagctgcgCCGCTTCTCACTCTCGGTGCTGCGCGACTTCGGGGTGGGCTGGAAAAGCATCGAGAGCCGCATCCAGCAGGAGGCGCAAGcgctgctgaaggagctgtgggacACCCAGG AGAAGCCGTTTGACCCCGCGTACCTGCTGAGCTGCGCCACGTCCAACATCATCTGCTCGATCGCGTCCGGGAACCATTTAGACTATCGCGACAGCGagttcctggagctgctgcggcTCATGAACGACAGTTTCCGGGAAATCAGCACCCCCTGGGCGCAg AGGTTCACAAAAATGTGCTctttcactttggccagtggCTCCCTTTACCACTATGTCGTCGTTACTTATTGGCA GCCCAGCAGCCACACGAAAGCGTGTGGTGCGTGTGCACGAAGCAGCTCCCGGGAGCGCCCGTCCCTCACGCTGCCGCAGAACAAGCTCTGCTCCCCGCACAGCTGCAGTCCCGCCCGTCGGGCCCGCTCCCGGCGCTCTGTCCGGCTGAGCAAGGGCTTCCACTCCGGCCGGGCTGAGGGCGGGGCAAGGGGCGCGCGAGGGAGCGGCGGCGAGCTGCGATTGGCCGGCTGCGGGCGGCCCGCGAGGCCGCGTCCGGTGGCCGTGGTGACGCCGCGGCCGTTGCCGGCGGAGCCGTCGGGGCGAGCGGTCGgggcgagagagagagagcggGAGTGCGGGGCTGGCGGAGccggcagcagctctgcctgcggCCACGGCCGGGACGCAGCGCCATGTGCGGGATCAGCTGCGGGCCCTGCTGCGGACGGGTATGAGCaaggccgggccccgccgcccgccctcccCCGGGCCTGCGGGGGCcacggggccggggggcggcagCACCGA GCTCGGAATTTCTCCTTTCGGAACCTGTCTCTCTGGAGATGTTGGAGGAGACAAAGGAGGAGGACACCCTGGAGGAAGACACGCGAGGAAGACGTGGAGTCTCTGCACAGCCTTGAGGAGAGTCTGACCAAGCCAACGGAGGAAGGTGTGCAGACAGCAGAGCGCATTGAGGAGAGTCCAGAGCGCATTGAGGAGAGTCCAGAGCGCATTGAGGAGACTCCAGAGCGCATTGAGGAGAGTCCAAGCAAGATAAGAGAGGGAGATGTGGAAACTCCAGAGCACACTGAGGACAGTCCAAGCGAGATAAGAGAGGAAGACGCAGAGACTCCAGAGCACATTGAGGACACTGAGGACAAGCCAACTGAAGAAGATGCGGAGACTCCACAGAGCCCGGAAGACA GGGATATTTTAGAGGTAAAGgag AGCACAACTGAGGATGGAGgtgaagaagtagaagaagcaGCTGTTGACTGTGACACCCTGAAAAGCGTGCATATCCAGCAGACCGAGGATGAAGGAGCAAGATGGCTCGGG GCTGAAGGGGACCAGTTACCTGCAGAACACACTGTCAGCCAGGCCGAGATGTGCAAAAGCAGGACCCTGAAAGCTGGCACTTTGGAAATGCTTGTGGAGACCCTTCTGATGGCCTTTGAGGAGAATGATTTTACATACATCAGCATCTTCCTCTCCACATACAGGGCCTTTGCTTCCACCAGCACAGTCCTGGAACTGCTCCTGGACAG atatGGAAACCTGGAGGTCTCAAGCTGTGAAGAAGCTGAAAGCCAGAATTCCCCCGAATCCACCACAGCGCTCAGGAC TGCGATCGCATCGATTTTACAAGCCTGGCTGGATCAGTGCGCCGAGGATTTCCAAGAGCCGCCGGACTACGTGTGTCTGATGGAGGTGCTGGATTATCTGAAGAGACACATGCCCGGCTCTGACCCGGAGAAGAGGGCGCAGAATCTCTTGGAGCAGTTCCAGAAAGAAGAACTGGAGAATGATG ACGGGTTCCACAGCCTTTCTCCCCATAACCTGGACAATGAAGAGGAACTGGAGATCAGCAGTCCAGAAGAATTCTCTTTCTTCCAAGAAGACCTTGTGGCAGAACAGCTGACATACATGGACGCG ACACTCTTCAAGAAAGTTGTGCCCCAGCACTGTCTGGGCTGCATCTGGTCCCAaagggagaagacagagaaCAAGCACCTGGCCCGGAGCATCAGAGCCACCATCTCGCAGTTCAACGCCGTCACCAACTGCGTGCTCAGCACCGTTCTGAGGAGCAAAGacctgaaaacacagcaaagagccaAGATCTTGGAGAAGTGGATTCGCATCGCACGT GAATGCAGGATCCTCAACaacttctcctcctccaaggCCATCGTTTCAGCACTGCAGTCCACCTCCATCTATCACCTGAAGAAGACCTGGGCCTGTGTTCCAAA GGACATAATGCTGATGTTTGAAGAGCTGTCCGACATCTTCTCTGACTGCGACAACTTTTCGAcaagcagggagctgctgatgaAGGTGGGGATGAGTTTGAGTTGCAAGGCTTGTGATCGCAATCAAAGCCGAGCTCG CAGACGagtt CATTGCTCTGATGGTTTGCAGGGAGTCACGCAAGGCACGGTACCTTACCTTGGTACCTTCCTCACAGATTTGGTGATGCTGGACACAGCCCTTCAGGACTATCTCGAG gGCGGGCTGATCAATTTTGAGAAGAGGCGAAGG gaATTTGAAGTAATCGCCCAAATTAAGCTCTTGCAGTCTGCATGTAACAGCTATTGCATGCCACCAGATGAAAAATTCCTGCAGTGGTTTAGGAGGCAGCAGCATTTAAGTGATGAGGAGAG TTTCCGCCTTTCCCGTGAAattgaagcagctgctgagaagagcGTCACATCGGCCACAACTCAGAAGAGCGTGGGGAAGAGATTCAGCCT GCCGTTCCTGGGCTTGGGGCTGAGCGCCCACAGCACACCCGTCACAGCGCAGCCCAAACCCGCTCCGggtgggagctctggggacagcagcgtCACAATCGTCACTGCCAGCGCCACTGCAGAGGAGCCTCAGCACAAG TTTCGATTGATCTCGTCCCCTCCCTTGCTACCATCTCATGCCAAGTGCTCCAAGAAGTGCCCCGACTCCATGACAACCACCACATCAAAAGAAGTGCCTCCAGTGCAGCCAGTTTACAACCAGCAGAAGGGAGACAGCTGCATCATCCGGACCAGCCTGGAAGATGACAGATGTGGCAACATCTACAAGAGCATCCTG CTAACGAACCAAGAGAAGGCTCCTGCTGTCATCCAGAGAGCCATGGAGAAGCACAACCTGGAGTCTGGCTCAGCTGATTATGAGCTGGTACAGATCATCTCCGAGGCCAaag AGCTGGTGATCCCACCCAAGGCGAACGTGTTCTACGCCATGAACACCCAGGCCAACTTCCATTTCATCCTGAGGAGGAAAGCTGCAGCAAAGGAGGAGCCTGCCGTTAATATATGTTGA